A genome region from Vulpes lagopus strain Blue_001 chromosome 7, ASM1834538v1, whole genome shotgun sequence includes the following:
- the LOC121494643 gene encoding ATP synthase subunit f, mitochondrial-like isoform X1, with the protein MASSVPVKEKKLMEVKLGELPGWIQMRDFTPKGIAGTSQRVYYRYYNKYINVKKGGVVGISMVQAANVLFNYCRPYKELKHERLRKYH; encoded by the coding sequence ATGGCATCATCTGTACCAGTGAAGGAAAAGAAGCTCATGGAGGTGAAACTAGGAGAGCTGCCAGGCTGGATACAGATGCGGGATTTCACCCCTAAGGGCATTGCTGGAACATCTCAAAGAGTTTACTACCGGTATTACAACAAGTATATCAATGTGAAGAAAGGGGGCGTTGTTGGGATTTCTATGGTGCAGGCTGCTAACGTGCTTTTCAACTACTGTCGTCCTTACAAGGAGCTCAAACATGAACGGCTACGCAAGTACCACTGA
- the LOC121494643 gene encoding ATP synthase subunit f, mitochondrial-like isoform X2 — MASSVPVKEKKLMEVKLGELPGWIQMRDFTPKGIAGTSQRELKHERLRKYH; from the exons ATGGCATCATCTGTACCAGTGAAGGAAAAGAAGCTCATGGAGGTGAAACTAGGAGAGCTGCCAGGCTGGATACAGATGCGGGATTTCACCCCTAAGGGCATTGCTGGAACATCTCAAAGA GAGCTCAAACATGAACGGCTACGCAAGTACCACTGA